A genomic stretch from Prionailurus bengalensis isolate Pbe53 chromosome E2, Fcat_Pben_1.1_paternal_pri, whole genome shotgun sequence includes:
- the LOC122495174 gene encoding origin recognition complex subunit 6-like, whose product MVATSGVKKAIFDRLCKQLEKIGRQADREAGDSSTPSQKKKKTMVEPPAKETEKVVDRPHKLQKDEDLTQDYEEWKRKILENAAKAQKVIAE is encoded by the exons atggtagccACATCTGGTGTGAAAAAAGCCATATTTGATCGACTGTGTAAACAATTAGAGAAGATTGGGCGGCAGGCTGACA GAGAAGCTGGAGATTCATCTACTCcatcacagaagaaaaagaagacaatggTTGAACCTCCAGCAAAAG aaacagagaaggtAGTAGACAGACCACATAAACTGCAGAAAGATGAAGATCTGACACAGGATTAtgaagaatggaaaaggaaaattttggaaaatgctgCCAAAGCACAAAAGGTTATAGCAGAGTGA